One window from the genome of Schistocerca piceifrons isolate TAMUIC-IGC-003096 chromosome 1, iqSchPice1.1, whole genome shotgun sequence encodes:
- the LOC124775435 gene encoding translation initiation factor IF-2-like — MPVRAVEATQRRPAEAAQRPRAERPGSETAQQRPEAETAQRPGAETAQQRPVAERAQQRPGAERAQQRPGAETAQRPGAEAAQRPGAERAQQRPEAERAQRPGAERAQQRPEAERAQRPGAERAQQRPGAETAQRPGAETAQQRPEAERAQRPGAERAQQRPGAETAQRPGAERAQQRPGGERAPRQRPGAEGAQRRGAERVQRPGVEGAPRRSRPRSPAARSAALQAERQRLHREVVTRCWERWIDATLLGAQDCEQLILGWLQEYEDFEGFFMRNLAPQDSTGSPPRQT, encoded by the coding sequence ATGCCGGTGCGAGCGGTCGAGGCGACGCAGAGGCGACCAGCTGAGGCGGCGCAGAGGCCGCGGGCGGAGAGACCGGGGTCGGAGACGGCGCAGCAGAGGCCGGAGGCGGAGACGGCGCAGAGGCCGGGGGCGGAGACGGCGCAGCAGAGGCCGGTGGCGGAGAGGGCGCAGCAGAGGCCGGGGGCGGAGAGGGCGCAGCAGAGGCCGGGGGCGGAGACGGCGCAGAGGCCGGGGGCGGAGGCGGCGCAGAGGCCGGGGGCGGAGAGGGCGCAGCAGAGGCCGGAGGCGGAGAGGGCGCAGAGGCCGGGGGCGGAGAGGGCGCAGCAGAGGCCGGAGGCGGAGAGGGCGCAGAGGCCGGGGGCAGAGAGGGCGCAGCAGAGGCCGGGGGCGGAGACGGCGCAGAGGCCGGGGGCGGAGACGGCGCAGCAGAGGCCGGAGGCGGAGAGGGCGCAGAGGCCGGGGGCGGAGAGGGCGCAGCAGAGGCCGGGGGCGGAGACGGCGCAGAGGCCGGGGGCGGAGAGGGCGCAGCAGAGGCCGGGGGGGGAGAGGGCGCCACGGCAGAGACCGGGGGCGGAGGGGGCGcagaggaggggggcagagagggTGCAGAGGCCGGGGGTGGAGGGGGCGCCGCGGCGGTCCCGCCCCCGCAGCCCCGCGGCGCGCAGCGCGGCCCTGCAGGCGGAGCGGCAGCGCCTGCACAGGGAGGTCGTCACCCGCTGCTGGGAGCGCTGGATCGACGCCACCTTACTGGGCgcccaagactgcgagcagctgaTCCTCGGCTGGCTCCAGGAGTACGAAGACTTCGAGGGCTTCTTCATGCGGAACCTCGCGCCCCAGGACAGCACCGGCTCGCCCCCGCGCCAGACCTGA